One region of Camelus bactrianus isolate YW-2024 breed Bactrian camel chromosome 20, ASM4877302v1, whole genome shotgun sequence genomic DNA includes:
- the RNF8 gene encoding E3 ubiquitin-protein ligase RNF8 isoform X5, whose product MISRNHCVLKQNAEGQWTIMDNKSLNGVWLNRERLEPLKVYSIRKGDHIQLGVPLENKENAEYEYEVTEEDWERIYPCLSPKNDQMMEKNKGLRTKRKFSLDELEGSGSEGPSNLKSKMSKVSCEPGQPVKSHGKGEVVSQPPEFLDPKLTSLELRGKTTGARVYPDPTKVVELHHKKQKASTPSASQSSLELFRATMSRILKLKTQMQEKQVAVLNVKKQTRKGNSKNIVKMEQELQDLQTQLCAEQAQQQARVEQLEKTFQEEQQHLQGLEKEQGEEDLKQQLAQALQEHRALMQELDRSRKDFEAIIQAKNKELEQTKVINPARCPVLHACWFSRMTEDCVSFQEEKEKVQAQKEEVLSHMNDVLENELQCIICSEYFIEAVTLNCAHSFCSYCINEWMKRKVECPICRKDIKSKTHSLVLDNCINKMVDNLSSEVKERRIVLIRERKAKRLS is encoded by the exons aGTTTGAATGGTGTTTGGCTGAACAGAGAACGTCTAGAGCCTTTAAAGGTCTATTCTATCCGTAAGGGAGACCACATCCAGCTTGGGGTGCCTCTGGAAAATAAGGAGAATGCAGAGTATGAATATGAAGTTACCGAAGAAGACTGGGAGAGGATTTATCCTTGTCTTTCCCCAAAGAATGACCAgatgatggaaaaaaataagggCTTGAGAACTAAAAGGAAATTTAGTTTGGATGAATTAGAGGGTTCTGGATCTGAAGGCCCCTCGAATTTGAAATCCAAAATGAGTAAAGTGTCTTGTGAACCTGGTCAACCAGTAAAGTCACATGGGAAAGGTGAAGTGGTTAGTCAGCCTCCTGAATTCTTGGATCCTAAGTTGACTTCTCTTGAGCTAAGGGGGAAAACCACGGGGGCTCGTGTTTACCCAGACCCCACAAAAGTTGTAGAGCTTCATCATAAGAAGCAAAAAGCCTCAACCCCTTCAGCATCTCAGAGTAGCTTAGAGCTTTTTAGGGCAACCATGTCCAGGATTCTAAAGTTGAAAACACAGATGCAAGAGAAACAGGTGGCTGTTCTGAATGTGAAAAAGCAAACCCGAAAAGGGAACTCAAAGAACATTGTGAAAATGGAGCAGGAACTGCAGGATTTACAGACTCAGCTGTGTGCAGAGCAGGCCCAACAGCAGGCCAGAGTGGAGCAGCTGGAGAAGACTTTCCAGGAAGAGCAGCAGCATCTCCAG GGTTTGGAGAAAGAGCAAGGAGAAGAGGACCTGAAGCAACAGCTGGCCCAGGCTCTGCAGGAG CATCGGGCTCTAATGCAAGAGCTAGATCGCAGCAGGAAGGACTTCGAAGCAATCATCCAGGCCAAGAACAAAGAATTGGAGCAGACTAAG GTGATTAACCCTGCTCGCTGTCCTGTTTTGCATGCTTGCTGGTTCTCCCGAATGACGGAGGATTGTGTGTCTTttcaggaggagaaggagaaggtgcAAGCACAGAAGGAGGAAGTTCTTAGCCACATGAATGACGTGCTAGAGAACGAGCTCCAGTGTATTATTTGCTCAGAGTACTTCATTGAG GCTGTCACCTTGAACTGTGCCCATAGCTTCTGCTCCTACTGTATCAATGAATGGATGAAGCGGAAGGTAGAATGCCCCATTTGTCGGAAGGACATCAAGTCTAAAACCCACTCCCTGGTTCTGGACAATTGCATTAATAAAATGGTAGATAATCTGAGCTCAGAAGTTAAAGAACGACGAATTGTCCTCATCAGGGAACGAAAAG caaAGAGACTGTCCTGA